In a single window of the Rhizobiaceae bacterium genome:
- a CDS encoding ATP-binding protein, producing the protein MPGEGPRDAGNAGSGGKIDSTMLVRMPARLALKKALMRTAAFGIALGAGAAEVLAQEPAAAVSFFPALSTPEVLQLAIVAGVLSATFLTAIILIRDRARIASENSELKSRLVESAATARRYEALMSFRDQRTVVWASDSRKAEIVGALPSDSGAPDDRAQFLAFGRWLSPQSAAALDQAITALREQKRNFDLMVDTQQGSVLEVQGRQSAGSALVRFIALSGLQQSQARLRLENQKLAADYDDVLSMMDGLDMPAWVRGYDGKLKWVNRAYADAVEAPDPETAVHSARELLGTQVREEIAGRHRAAALYRDDISTVVRGDRRMMTVVDFSGANGGTGLARDISDLEMLRDKLKRAEQNHVETLNHLMTAVAIFDSRQKLRFYNKAFQQLWDVDSAYLDSAPENALLLDHLRSKGKIGERPDWRRWKEDVLQAYRAVDPKEDWWHLPDGRTLRVVGSPQANGGVTWVFENLTEQMELESRYTTEVRVRGETLDNLAEGVAVFGHDGKIKLFNPAFMRFWGLAPGSLETDMHISALRARCDDVAINSPWGELMADITGFDASRRDRQDQTELKSGTVLRYAVISLPNDQVMVTFIDVTASVNVERALQEKNDALQRAYQLKNDFVQHVSYELRTPLTNIRGFAEVLAMGETGPLNDRQREYIQHINASSVILSDTIDDILDLATVDAGFMQLDLGEVPVREAIDAAAELVAERLAEHRIALKLETKGAPRTFFGDEARLKQVLYNLLSNAANFAPPASTITLACRQVTNGVEFSVHDDGPGMSEEMLGIVFSRFESRANGGRRRGAGLGLSIVKSFVELHGGTVRIETGADKGTTVICFFPFPPDGGVREAAE; encoded by the coding sequence ATGCCGGGGGAAGGCCCGCGCGACGCGGGAAATGCCGGGTCGGGCGGCAAGATCGATTCCACAATGCTGGTGCGAATGCCGGCACGCTTGGCGTTGAAGAAGGCGCTCATGCGGACGGCTGCCTTCGGGATCGCGCTCGGGGCAGGCGCTGCCGAGGTTCTCGCGCAGGAGCCGGCAGCGGCCGTGTCCTTCTTCCCTGCCTTGTCGACGCCCGAGGTGCTGCAACTGGCAATCGTCGCGGGCGTACTGTCCGCGACGTTCCTGACGGCAATCATCCTGATCCGCGACCGCGCGCGCATCGCATCCGAAAATTCAGAACTCAAATCGCGTCTTGTCGAGAGTGCCGCAACCGCGCGCCGCTACGAAGCGCTGATGAGCTTTCGCGACCAGCGCACGGTTGTCTGGGCGTCGGACTCGCGAAAGGCGGAGATCGTCGGCGCGCTTCCCTCCGACAGCGGTGCACCGGACGACCGGGCGCAGTTCCTCGCATTCGGGCGCTGGCTTAGCCCGCAATCCGCCGCGGCGCTCGACCAGGCCATCACGGCGTTGCGCGAACAAAAGCGCAATTTCGACCTGATGGTGGATACGCAGCAGGGCTCCGTGCTTGAGGTGCAGGGACGCCAGAGCGCCGGTTCGGCGCTGGTGCGGTTCATCGCGCTTTCAGGGCTGCAACAATCGCAGGCGCGGCTGCGGCTTGAGAACCAGAAGCTCGCCGCCGACTATGACGATGTGCTCTCGATGATGGACGGGCTCGACATGCCGGCCTGGGTGCGCGGCTATGACGGAAAGCTCAAATGGGTCAACCGCGCCTATGCGGATGCGGTCGAAGCGCCCGACCCGGAGACCGCGGTGCATTCGGCTCGCGAACTGCTTGGCACCCAGGTCCGCGAGGAAATTGCCGGACGCCACCGCGCCGCCGCACTCTACAGGGACGATATTTCGACAGTGGTGCGCGGCGACCGCAGAATGATGACCGTGGTGGACTTCTCCGGCGCCAATGGCGGAACCGGGCTGGCGCGCGACATCAGCGATCTGGAGATGCTGCGCGACAAGCTCAAGCGCGCCGAGCAGAACCATGTCGAGACGCTGAACCATTTGATGACGGCGGTTGCGATTTTCGACTCCCGCCAGAAGCTCCGCTTCTACAACAAGGCGTTTCAGCAATTGTGGGACGTGGACAGCGCCTATCTGGATAGCGCACCTGAAAATGCGCTGCTGCTCGATCATCTGCGCAGCAAGGGCAAGATCGGCGAACGGCCTGACTGGCGGCGCTGGAAAGAGGACGTGCTCCAGGCATATAGGGCCGTCGATCCGAAGGAAGACTGGTGGCACCTGCCCGATGGCCGCACCCTGCGCGTCGTGGGCAGCCCGCAGGCCAATGGCGGTGTGACCTGGGTTTTCGAGAACCTGACCGAGCAGATGGAGTTGGAGAGCCGCTACACGACCGAAGTCCGTGTTCGTGGCGAAACGCTCGACAATTTGGCCGAGGGCGTTGCCGTGTTCGGACATGACGGCAAGATCAAGCTGTTCAACCCGGCTTTCATGCGCTTCTGGGGCCTTGCGCCGGGCAGTCTCGAAACGGACATGCACATTTCGGCGCTGCGCGCCCGCTGCGACGATGTCGCGATCAACAGTCCGTGGGGCGAACTCATGGCCGACATCACCGGCTTCGACGCCTCGCGCCGTGACCGTCAGGACCAGACGGAACTGAAAAGCGGCACCGTGCTGCGCTACGCCGTTATTTCGCTTCCGAACGATCAGGTCATGGTGACCTTCATCGACGTTACGGCCAGCGTGAATGTCGAGCGCGCGTTGCAGGAAAAGAACGATGCGCTCCAGCGCGCCTACCAGCTCAAGAACGATTTCGTGCAGCACGTATCCTATGAGCTTCGCACGCCGCTGACCAACATAAGGGGCTTCGCGGAGGTTCTCGCCATGGGCGAAACCGGGCCGCTCAACGACCGCCAGCGCGAATATATCCAGCACATCAATGCATCGTCTGTCATCCTGTCCGACACGATCGACGACATTCTCGACCTTGCCACCGTGGATGCGGGTTTCATGCAGCTCGACCTCGGCGAAGTTCCCGTGCGCGAGGCCATCGATGCCGCAGCCGAGCTTGTGGCGGAGCGGCTGGCGGAACATCGCATCGCACTGAAACTCGAAACGAAGGGCGCGCCGCGCACCTTCTTCGGCGATGAGGCGCGCCTGAAACAGGTTCTCTACAACCTCTTGAGCAACGCCGCCAATTTCGCGCCGCCCGCCAGCACCATCACGTTGGCCTGCCGTCAAGTGACGAACGGCGTGGAGTTTTCGGTCCATGACGACGGGCCGGGCATGTCCGAGGAGATGCTGGGCATCGTATTCTCGCGCTTCGAATCGCGGGCGAATGGCGGGCGCAGGCGCGGCGCGGGCCTGGGCCTTTCCATCGTGAAGAGCTTCGTGGAACTGCACGGCGGAACGGTGCGGATCGAGACCGGCGCCGACAAGGGCACGACCGTGATCTGCTTCTTCCCCTTCCCGCCAGATGGCGGCGTGCGCGAAGCAGCCGAGTAA
- the tsaE gene encoding tRNA (adenosine(37)-N6)-threonylcarbamoyltransferase complex ATPase subunit type 1 TsaE, with translation MPSELTLFLADELATSRLGADLALALRPGDLIALSGDLGTGKTTLARALIRAIAEDDTLDVPSPTFTLVQPYDMRVPVFHFDLYRLTSPDELEELGLAEALETGVGLVEWPERAALPENAVTISLEHEGEGRKAVISGDGSAFERIRRSLDIRAFLSAYGWGEAERRYLLGDASARAYETVRLSGVRDRIVMNSPPLVLGPPVRDGKPYAVLAHTAQTVSAFVTIDHVLRKAGIAAPQIYASDLGKGFLLIEHLGTGPFLDDGEPVRERYEAAARLLAGLHRHEWPTDIEVDGARHTVPPFDRDAMLIEVGLLLDWYVPYMTGAPASGAMRDDFEALWNAALDRIAGEETSLLMRDFHSPNIVWRGDRTGSDRMGILDFQDSMIGPTSYDLASLAMDARVTIPPELEAAIVNAYQEARATDSLDHDMFALSYATMAAHRNSKILGGFVRLDRRDGKPAYLRHLPRIRDYVRRALVHPGLSDLRHFYERHGLLAEDRA, from the coding sequence ATGCCGTCAGAACTGACGCTTTTTCTGGCCGACGAGCTGGCGACCTCGCGGCTTGGCGCCGACCTTGCGCTCGCGCTGCGCCCCGGCGACCTGATTGCGCTGAGCGGCGATCTCGGAACGGGAAAGACGACACTTGCCCGCGCCTTGATCCGCGCGATTGCCGAGGACGACACGCTGGACGTGCCGAGCCCGACCTTCACGCTGGTGCAGCCCTACGACATGCGGGTGCCCGTTTTCCATTTCGACCTCTATCGCCTCACCTCACCGGACGAACTGGAGGAACTGGGGCTTGCCGAAGCACTGGAAACGGGCGTCGGCCTCGTGGAGTGGCCGGAACGCGCGGCGCTTCCCGAAAACGCCGTCACCATCTCGTTGGAACATGAGGGCGAAGGCCGCAAAGCGGTCATCAGTGGAGATGGTTCGGCCTTCGAACGCATCCGCCGCTCACTGGACATAAGGGCGTTTCTGTCCGCATACGGCTGGGGCGAGGCCGAACGGCGCTACCTGTTGGGCGACGCGTCGGCGCGCGCTTACGAAACAGTGCGCCTGTCCGGCGTGCGCGACCGCATCGTCATGAATTCGCCGCCATTGGTGCTCGGACCGCCTGTGCGCGACGGCAAACCTTACGCCGTGCTTGCACACACCGCGCAGACCGTTTCGGCCTTTGTCACCATCGACCATGTTCTGCGGAAGGCCGGCATCGCCGCGCCGCAAATCTATGCCTCCGATCTAGGCAAGGGCTTCCTTCTGATCGAACACCTTGGCACGGGGCCGTTTCTCGATGACGGCGAACCCGTTCGCGAGCGCTATGAAGCGGCGGCGCGCCTGCTGGCCGGGCTGCACCGGCACGAATGGCCGACCGACATCGAAGTGGATGGCGCGCGCCACACAGTCCCACCTTTCGACCGGGACGCGATGCTGATCGAAGTCGGCCTGCTCCTCGACTGGTACGTGCCCTACATGACCGGAGCGCCCGCGTCCGGTGCGATGCGCGATGATTTCGAGGCGCTGTGGAACGCCGCGCTCGACCGGATCGCCGGGGAGGAAACCTCGCTGCTGATGCGTGATTTCCACTCGCCCAACATTGTCTGGCGAGGCGACAGGACGGGCAGCGACCGGATGGGCATTCTGGATTTTCAGGATTCGATGATCGGGCCGACAAGCTACGATCTCGCATCGCTGGCGATGGACGCGCGCGTCACCATCCCGCCCGAACTGGAAGCGGCAATCGTCAATGCCTATCAGGAGGCGCGCGCCACCGACAGTCTGGACCACGATATGTTCGCTCTTTCTTACGCAACAATGGCCGCGCACCGGAACTCGAAAATCCTCGGCGGGTTCGTGCGGCTCGACCGGCGCGACGGCAAGCCCGCCTATCTCAGGCATCTGCCGCGCATCCGGGACTATGTGCGCCGCGCGCTGGTGCATCCCGGCCTGTCTGACCTGCGCCATTTCTATGAGCGGCACGGCCTGCTGGCCGAGGACCGCGCATGA
- a CDS encoding nucleotidyltransferase family protein, which yields MSFRPDHAMVLAAGLGKRMRPITDTIPKPLVKVAGKTLIDRGLDSLAAAGVASVVVNVHYLPDQIVRHVAGRTKPSVTISDETAQLLDSAGGIVKALPLLGEKPFYVLNADTFWIDRSIPDLDRLALAWQPQRMDILLMLAGFDQATGHSGGTDFLLDADGRLSRANGDPAGLIYAGVAIVSPGIFDGAEAVPHSLNAYFNRAIEQGRLYGVRMEGSWITVGTPDALAPAEAAVARAIAGSA from the coding sequence ATGAGCTTCAGGCCCGACCACGCCATGGTGCTGGCCGCCGGGCTCGGCAAGCGCATGAGGCCAATCACCGACACGATCCCGAAGCCGTTGGTGAAGGTGGCGGGAAAGACGCTCATCGACCGGGGGCTGGACAGCCTTGCAGCGGCAGGGGTCGCGAGCGTGGTCGTCAATGTGCACTACCTGCCCGACCAGATCGTGCGCCATGTCGCGGGCCGGACCAAACCGAGTGTGACGATTTCCGACGAGACCGCACAATTGCTGGATTCGGCGGGAGGCATCGTCAAGGCGCTGCCCCTTCTCGGCGAAAAGCCGTTCTACGTGCTCAACGCTGATACGTTCTGGATTGACAGGAGCATTCCCGATCTCGACCGCCTCGCGCTTGCATGGCAGCCGCAGCGGATGGATATTCTGCTCATGCTTGCCGGATTCGATCAGGCCACGGGCCATTCGGGTGGAACCGACTTTCTGCTTGACGCAGACGGCCGGTTGAGCCGTGCGAATGGCGACCCGGCAGGATTGATCTATGCGGGCGTTGCCATCGTTTCGCCTGGCATTTTCGATGGCGCGGAGGCGGTTCCCCATTCGCTGAACGCCTATTTCAATAGGGCGATCGAGCAGGGCCGGTTGTACGGCGTCAGGATGGAGGGTAGCTGGATCACCGTCGGGACGCCCGATGCGCTGGCTCCCGCCGAAGCCGCCGTCGCAAGGGCAATCGCCGGCAGCGCATGA
- the addB gene encoding double-strand break repair protein AddB, with the protein MTDRRTPRLFTIAPGAPFLTTLAEALAGGRLVPGFQPQDDPLALADATIYVPTRRAARELRAAFAELGKGKAAILPTIKALGEFDVEEAAFEADAEALTLVPPISPFDRLLLLAPLVRQWKQNLPGTVARLYDEEVIVPASTADALWLARDLAALMDEVELEGADWARLKTLVTDNLAGWWQVTLGFLEIVTSHWPAILAERGQSNPAAHRDALLRAEARRLAARPPAGPVIAAGSTGSIPATADLLSVIARLPNGAVVLPGLDKDMDDPTWRLLMDADSDASVFGHPQFGLAKLLGKMGASRSEIAEIGSPSPALQDRSWIVGEALLPAEATDAWIGSRAARSAGRIGEALANVSLIEAANERDEAAAVALALRLAIEGEGATAALVTGDRSLARRVATELRRFGIEADDSGGTPLANTPPAGMLRLLVQAVFEPGDPVAILSLLKHPLLHLEMPRRAVRHAAETIELVALRGGVGRPDIARLGELFEKRLENFARQKRHPPHWMHRLGAERLQDAREVLARLHAALEPLARMRTARGIELTALLTATVQAFEALGRSEEGALDALYGHEAGASLADVLRDLIGTSVSFALEPQEWPAVLNALVAPEVVKPTSVSDPRVSIWGALEARLQDVDTLVLAGLNEGSWPRKPESDRLMSRVMKAGIELEPPERRIGLAAHDFQMGMGAQNVILSRSARDGDAPAVPSRWLQRLLAFVGEAQATPMKRRGDRLIRSSRALDEGERQSFARRPNPKPPLELRPTHFSVTEIETLRRDPYAVYARRILDLKLLGPLIRDPGAAERGTLFHAILHRFSLSGIDPRSPVALDRLLSDGRACFGEADLPDDVHAVWWPRFERLASGILEWEASRALNVVSRHAEVHAERTVVGATGVTLSGDADRMDLLAGGMVDIIDYKTGSSPSLRQARMLVSPQLALEAALLQRGAFREIGAHEVADLAYVRLRPDGEVEHESLLDIRGSEISGRELAALSWLRLEELLAHYKVEDNGYLSRALPFREGATDGDYDHLARVLEWSAGGDAPEGGEA; encoded by the coding sequence ATGACCGACCGCCGGACACCGCGCCTGTTCACAATTGCACCGGGCGCGCCGTTTCTAACCACTTTGGCCGAAGCGCTTGCGGGCGGAAGGCTGGTGCCCGGCTTCCAGCCGCAAGATGACCCGCTGGCGCTGGCCGACGCCACGATCTATGTCCCGACCCGCCGCGCCGCCCGCGAATTGAGGGCCGCCTTTGCGGAACTGGGCAAGGGAAAGGCGGCGATCCTGCCTACGATCAAGGCGCTGGGCGAGTTCGACGTCGAGGAAGCTGCGTTCGAGGCGGATGCCGAAGCGCTCACCCTCGTGCCGCCGATTTCGCCTTTCGACCGCCTGTTGCTGCTGGCCCCGCTGGTCAGGCAATGGAAACAGAACCTGCCCGGCACGGTTGCGCGCCTCTATGACGAGGAAGTCATCGTGCCGGCCTCCACAGCGGATGCGCTGTGGCTGGCGCGCGACCTTGCCGCGCTGATGGACGAGGTGGAACTGGAAGGCGCGGACTGGGCGCGCCTGAAAACGCTGGTGACCGACAATCTTGCCGGGTGGTGGCAGGTCACGCTCGGCTTTCTGGAGATCGTGACAAGCCACTGGCCCGCCATTCTTGCGGAGCGCGGACAATCGAACCCGGCGGCGCACAGGGACGCGCTGCTGCGCGCCGAAGCGCGGCGGCTCGCCGCCCGACCGCCCGCCGGGCCGGTGATCGCGGCGGGTTCGACCGGCTCCATACCGGCGACAGCCGACCTCCTTTCGGTCATCGCCCGGCTGCCCAACGGCGCAGTCGTCCTGCCGGGGTTGGACAAGGACATGGACGATCCGACATGGCGGTTGCTCATGGACGCCGATTCCGATGCGTCCGTTTTCGGCCATCCGCAATTCGGTCTGGCCAAGCTGCTGGGGAAGATGGGGGCATCACGCTCCGAAATCGCTGAAATCGGTTCGCCTTCGCCTGCGTTGCAGGATCGATCATGGATCGTGGGCGAGGCGCTGCTTCCAGCCGAGGCGACCGACGCATGGATCGGAAGCCGCGCCGCAAGAAGTGCCGGGCGCATCGGCGAGGCGCTTGCCAATGTCAGCCTCATCGAGGCGGCCAATGAGCGCGACGAGGCGGCAGCCGTGGCGCTTGCCCTGCGGCTGGCGATCGAAGGCGAAGGCGCTACCGCCGCGCTGGTCACAGGCGACCGGAGCCTGGCGCGACGCGTTGCGACCGAGCTGCGCCGCTTCGGCATCGAGGCGGACGATTCGGGCGGGACGCCGCTCGCCAACACCCCGCCTGCCGGCATGCTGCGCCTTCTCGTACAGGCCGTTTTCGAGCCCGGCGACCCGGTCGCGATCCTCTCCTTGCTCAAGCATCCGCTGCTGCATCTCGAAATGCCCCGCCGCGCCGTCAGGCACGCAGCCGAAACCATCGAACTGGTCGCATTGCGCGGCGGCGTGGGGCGACCCGACATCGCCCGTCTTGGCGAACTGTTCGAGAAGAGGCTGGAGAACTTCGCACGCCAAAAGCGGCATCCGCCACACTGGATGCACAGGCTCGGTGCGGAGCGCTTGCAGGACGCAAGGGAGGTGCTTGCTCGGCTCCATGCGGCGCTGGAGCCTCTCGCCCGCATGCGCACCGCCCGCGGCATCGAACTGACCGCATTGCTGACGGCGACGGTGCAGGCGTTCGAGGCGCTGGGGCGCTCGGAAGAAGGCGCACTTGACGCGCTCTACGGCCATGAGGCCGGGGCTTCGCTTGCCGATGTCCTGCGCGACCTGATCGGCACGTCGGTGTCCTTTGCGCTGGAGCCGCAGGAATGGCCCGCCGTGCTCAACGCTCTGGTTGCGCCGGAAGTCGTCAAGCCAACAAGCGTAAGCGATCCGCGCGTGTCGATCTGGGGCGCGCTTGAGGCGCGGTTGCAGGATGTGGACACGCTGGTGCTGGCCGGCCTGAACGAAGGAAGCTGGCCGCGCAAGCCCGAATCCGACCGCCTGATGTCGCGCGTGATGAAGGCCGGAATCGAGCTGGAACCGCCGGAGCGGCGCATCGGTCTTGCCGCGCACGACTTCCAGATGGGGATGGGCGCGCAAAATGTGATCCTGAGCCGCTCCGCGCGCGACGGGGACGCACCCGCCGTTCCGTCGCGCTGGCTGCAACGGCTTCTGGCCTTTGTCGGTGAGGCGCAGGCAACGCCGATGAAAAGGCGCGGCGACCGCTTGATACGGTCGAGCCGCGCGCTGGACGAAGGCGAGCGCCAATCCTTTGCGCGCCGCCCGAACCCGAAGCCGCCGCTGGAACTGCGCCCCACGCATTTTTCCGTCACGGAAATCGAGACGTTGAGGCGCGATCCTTACGCGGTCTATGCCCGGCGCATCCTCGACCTGAAGCTGCTCGGCCCGCTGATCCGCGACCCCGGCGCGGCGGAGCGCGGCACCTTGTTCCACGCCATCCTGCACCGCTTTTCTCTGTCCGGGATCGACCCGCGCAGCCCTGTGGCGCTGGACCGGCTCCTGTCCGATGGTCGCGCCTGTTTTGGCGAAGCGGACCTTCCCGACGACGTTCACGCGGTGTGGTGGCCGCGCTTCGAGCGCCTTGCGAGCGGCATTCTGGAATGGGAGGCAAGCCGCGCCCTCAACGTCGTCTCGCGGCATGCCGAAGTGCATGCGGAAAGGACCGTCGTCGGGGCAACCGGCGTCACATTGTCGGGCGACGCCGACCGCATGGATTTGCTGGCGGGCGGAATGGTCGACATCATCGACTACAAGACCGGCTCCTCACCCTCCCTGCGGCAGGCGCGGATGCTGGTTTCACCGCAGCTCGCATTGGAAGCAGCGCTGTTGCAGCGCGGCGCGTTCCGTGAAATCGGCGCGCATGAGGTGGCCGACCTTGCCTATGTCCGCCTCAGGCCGGATGGCGAAGTCGAGCACGAATCCCTGCTCGATATCAGGGGCAGCGAGATCAGCGGGCGAGAACTCGCGGCGCTGTCATGGCTGCGCCTCGAAGAACTGCTCGCCCACTACAAGGTCGAGGACAATGGCTATTTGTCACGCGCCCTTCCCTTCCGCGAAGGCGCGACGGACGGCGACTACGACCATCTCGCGCGCGTTCTGGAATGGTCTGCGGGCGGCGATGCGCCGGAAGGAGGCGAGGCGTGA